From the genome of Gemmatimonas phototrophica, one region includes:
- a CDS encoding L-serine ammonia-lyase, iron-sulfur-dependent, subunit alpha produces the protein MISIFNDVIGPVMRGASSSHCAAALRIGRLARDLMGGDIQQVLIEFDLHGSLPATHQSQGSDMGLFGGLLGWDAADARLAMSPQALREAGVAVEIRYVDLHDPHPNTYRLTLSNATEQHTMIAISTGGGMIEVQDVDGQRVALDGGARVEISGRVLHPVLPVLSNPGATLPFRSCAELMAHDGGREIPLWQWAVEYEKARGNLTDAEVLAKMVEIVRILRASIAEGVAGTTYADRLLGHQSGMFADHMQRGALLNAGVLNRTVLYTTALMEVKSAMGVIVAAPTAGACAALPASVIAVAEEMQCSEEDMARAMLAAGLIGVFIAGPWTFAAEVGGCQAEGGSAAAMSAAALVTLADGTLTHATGAASMALQSMLGLICDPVAARVEIPCLGKNVLAASNAVSCANMALAGFNAMIPFDEVVGAAARVAERMPREHRCTALGGLATTPTALRLSAELAARAQM, from the coding sequence ATGATCAGCATCTTCAACGACGTGATCGGCCCCGTCATGCGCGGGGCCTCAAGCTCACACTGTGCGGCGGCGCTGCGCATTGGGCGACTGGCGCGCGATCTGATGGGTGGTGATATCCAGCAGGTGCTGATCGAATTCGATCTCCACGGCTCGCTCCCCGCCACCCACCAGAGTCAGGGATCCGACATGGGGCTCTTTGGCGGACTGCTCGGCTGGGATGCCGCCGACGCTCGCCTGGCGATGTCACCGCAAGCCCTGCGCGAGGCCGGTGTGGCGGTTGAGATCCGCTACGTGGACCTGCACGACCCACACCCCAACACCTATCGGCTTACGCTGTCGAACGCCACCGAGCAGCACACCATGATCGCCATCTCCACCGGAGGCGGCATGATTGAGGTGCAGGACGTGGATGGGCAGCGGGTGGCACTCGATGGTGGTGCCCGTGTGGAGATTTCCGGTCGGGTGCTGCATCCGGTGTTGCCGGTGCTCTCCAATCCGGGGGCCACCCTGCCGTTTCGCAGTTGCGCCGAATTGATGGCGCACGACGGAGGGCGCGAGATTCCGCTCTGGCAGTGGGCCGTGGAGTACGAAAAGGCGCGCGGCAACCTGACCGATGCCGAGGTTCTCGCCAAGATGGTGGAAATCGTGCGGATCCTCCGCGCGTCCATCGCCGAAGGCGTGGCCGGTACCACCTACGCCGATCGTTTGCTGGGGCATCAGTCGGGGATGTTTGCCGATCATATGCAGCGTGGGGCATTGCTGAACGCGGGGGTACTCAATCGCACCGTGCTGTACACGACGGCGCTGATGGAGGTGAAGAGTGCGATGGGGGTCATTGTCGCGGCGCCTACCGCCGGTGCCTGCGCCGCATTGCCCGCGTCGGTCATCGCGGTGGCCGAAGAGATGCAGTGCTCGGAAGAGGATATGGCGCGCGCCATGCTTGCGGCCGGTCTTATTGGTGTCTTCATTGCCGGCCCGTGGACCTTTGCCGCCGAAGTGGGCGGTTGTCAGGCCGAAGGCGGATCGGCGGCGGCCATGTCAGCGGCGGCGCTGGTCACGCTGGCTGACGGTACACTCACGCACGCCACCGGTGCTGCCTCCATGGCGCTGCAGAGCATGCTGGGGCTCATCTGCGATCCCGTGGCGGCCCGCGTGGAGATTCCCTGCCTCGGCAAGAACGTGCTGGCGGCGAGCAATGCCGTCTCCTGCGCCAACATGGCGCTCGCGGGCTTCAATGCCATGATTCCGTTTGACGAGGTGGTCGGCGCTGCGGCGCGTGTGGCGGAGCGTATGCCACGCGAACATCGGTGTACGGCGTTGGGCGGGCTGGCCACCACCCCTACGGCTCTGCGGCTCAGTGCGGAGTTGGCGGCGCGGGCGCAGATGTAG
- a CDS encoding FG-GAP-like repeat-containing protein — MAPLLCLRRSPRLVHTGAALVISLAFALPLHAQRRGPPPPPRSDQGGREVLNPSGLAPLVPAYSVAIRDGEWVFVSGMTGIKPGTQDIIEGGIAVQTRQTMENIRTALASGGATMADVAECTVFLKNIADYAAMNAEYIKFFPVNPPARATLAVTAMPRPAALVEVKCTARRRPGAPPSAPPPPPPSQSPTAAGTPAGARRFDRALALEDSGVTSASASVGDVNRDGHLDILLVRGRHWPLRNLVLLGNGAGVFQPPLPVDTASDRSYSGILVDLDRDGALDIVVSNDSPDAKKIYRNDGTGHFALVTTFGSPDWNTRHVAVGDVNGDGIPDIALANRSSRGATASYLCIGTGGGHVAEPCREISRGSATTISMADVNRDGALDLLIPHRDGGQSVVALNDGRGNFGTRIPFGSPKGTIRAAHAADLDGDGVSDLVAIDELGSALTMRGEGDTTYATPEPLGLPNARPYALAVHDVDRNGRPDVIVGYTKARPIVFFNDGPGRFHAVPFGDAEGIAYGFAVADLNSDGLLDIVMARSDAPNVLYFGGR, encoded by the coding sequence ATGGCTCCTCTTCTTTGTCTCCGCCGATCACCGCGCCTGGTACATACCGGCGCGGCCCTCGTCATCAGTTTGGCCTTCGCACTGCCTCTCCACGCGCAACGCCGCGGCCCCCCACCACCGCCCCGCAGCGATCAGGGGGGGCGCGAGGTGCTCAATCCTTCAGGTCTGGCACCGCTCGTACCCGCCTACTCCGTGGCCATTCGCGACGGCGAGTGGGTTTTTGTGTCCGGCATGACGGGCATCAAGCCCGGCACGCAGGACATCATTGAGGGCGGTATTGCGGTGCAAACGCGGCAGACCATGGAGAACATCCGCACGGCGCTGGCGTCCGGCGGCGCCACCATGGCCGATGTGGCCGAATGCACGGTGTTCCTCAAGAACATCGCGGATTACGCCGCCATGAACGCCGAGTACATCAAGTTCTTTCCGGTCAATCCGCCGGCCCGCGCCACGCTGGCTGTCACCGCCATGCCGCGCCCCGCCGCACTCGTGGAAGTGAAGTGCACCGCGCGACGGCGCCCGGGGGCTCCGCCATCCGCGCCGCCCCCACCGCCGCCGTCCCAATCGCCAACGGCGGCCGGTACACCAGCGGGTGCGCGCCGCTTCGATCGCGCCCTCGCTCTTGAAGACTCTGGCGTCACCTCGGCCAGTGCGAGTGTGGGCGATGTGAACCGCGATGGCCACCTCGACATCCTCCTGGTGAGAGGACGCCATTGGCCACTCCGAAATCTGGTGCTGCTGGGGAATGGCGCCGGTGTGTTTCAGCCGCCCCTCCCGGTGGACACGGCCAGTGATCGCTCGTACTCCGGCATTCTGGTTGATCTCGACCGCGACGGAGCGCTCGACATTGTCGTGAGCAACGACTCACCCGATGCCAAAAAGATCTATCGCAATGATGGCACCGGACACTTCGCGCTCGTGACCACCTTTGGCAGCCCGGACTGGAACACGCGCCACGTGGCTGTGGGCGATGTGAATGGTGATGGCATCCCCGATATCGCGCTGGCCAATCGCAGCAGTCGCGGCGCCACAGCCAGTTATCTGTGCATTGGCACGGGCGGGGGGCATGTGGCCGAACCGTGCCGAGAGATCTCACGCGGTTCCGCGACGACCATCAGCATGGCCGATGTGAACCGGGACGGGGCGCTCGATCTGCTCATCCCGCATCGTGACGGTGGCCAGAGTGTCGTGGCCCTGAATGATGGTCGCGGGAACTTCGGCACCCGCATTCCGTTTGGATCGCCCAAGGGTACCATCCGCGCCGCGCATGCGGCGGACCTGGATGGCGACGGTGTCAGTGATCTGGTCGCGATTGATGAACTGGGCAGCGCACTCACGATGCGTGGTGAGGGCGATACCACCTATGCCACGCCTGAACCGTTGGGGCTACCGAATGCACGTCCGTACGCGCTGGCTGTACATGACGTGGACCGGAATGGACGCCCCGACGTGATTGTTGGCTACACCAAAGCGCGCCCCATCGTGTTCTTCAATGATGGACCCGGCCGCTTTCACGCGGTTCCGTTCGGTGATGCGGAAGGTATTGCCTACGGATTTGCCGTCGCCGACCTGAATAGCGATGGACTGCTGGATATTGTCATGGCGCGATCGGACGCGCCGAATGTGTTGTACTTCGGCGGGCGATGA
- a CDS encoding multicopper oxidase domain-containing protein, whose product MNLPAAAVGKTFLSLGGECIRSRALAFAFLAVAVNAVPARAQAGAQLPQATSNEQRTPAGRDVNGERHVTLHAVLAEWRPRGESGPVRKALTFAEEGKAPTTPGPMIRVPAGTRMHVTIRNTLAHPIRVLGLGDRDAAPAPDAPSFLPATVRASQLVIAPGETRDVRFTPSRATTSFYKAFPEGPPASDIEYGVFEGVYIVDPVGSTPPPGERVMMISTGNLDEDSPTFKFFLNGRSWPHTERLSYTVGDTVRWRVINTVPIVHPMHLHGFYFNVDARGDGDVDTVYTTAQRPHVVTDRLNGIGTLRLSWVATEAGNWLFHCHLIRHMGGAQRYAADRTADSATTTVADEHAHAQHDMAGLVMGITVRPRAGVVRTAEPTPQRRIDLWTATRPGVYQEGPGLVFIVQDGAVPAPDSVSALSSTLQLRQGEPTRIMVHNRLSFPLSLHWHGLELKSAYDGVGGWSGEPATPSAPIAPGDSMAVLITPPRAGTFMYHTHGEPGHELAQGLYGGFVVLPQGAPPMPTRDRLFLLASRGAVIDAPPAINGREQAPTEWFTPGESVRLRFGHISADELKEVRLLRDGRVVEWQLLAKDGADLPTAQRMEVSASFELGVGETRDVEWTPTVPGLYVLEVRTTYYPQRGGAQIQRVPFAVGPVTDAAVVAAIRGTALPVVALDAAALAPYGALYTRPASAGSTVAPRLRIMLNREGRLYADRARINDTVSAPQYLVPIGDDTFVFGTFDAGVITEAHADHRVRFLRTKGDITGVEMTEPGAAPIQLDRRDAPLLLDTERQLLIGAWTAPTEGITLNIESASPGLTLRIFGRPPVPLLEDSRTRLVAPAFDLAVALHVVRDGDTVVAIDLLFPGQPAIRTTRVP is encoded by the coding sequence ATGAATCTCCCAGCCGCGGCCGTCGGCAAGACCTTCCTGTCACTGGGCGGTGAATGTATCCGATCTCGTGCGTTGGCGTTCGCATTCCTGGCGGTGGCCGTGAATGCCGTACCGGCGAGGGCGCAGGCAGGAGCTCAGCTTCCCCAGGCAACGTCCAATGAGCAGCGGACGCCGGCCGGTCGCGATGTAAACGGAGAGAGGCATGTGACACTCCATGCGGTGCTGGCGGAGTGGCGACCGCGGGGTGAATCGGGGCCCGTGCGCAAGGCCTTGACGTTCGCGGAAGAGGGCAAGGCACCTACTACACCGGGCCCCATGATTCGCGTGCCAGCCGGGACCCGCATGCACGTCACCATTCGCAATACCCTTGCGCACCCTATTCGCGTGCTCGGCCTTGGCGACCGTGATGCCGCGCCCGCGCCGGACGCGCCATCGTTTCTGCCGGCGACGGTGCGCGCATCGCAGCTCGTGATTGCGCCAGGAGAGACACGCGACGTACGGTTCACGCCCTCGCGAGCGACGACTTCGTTCTACAAGGCGTTCCCCGAGGGGCCGCCAGCGTCCGACATCGAATACGGAGTCTTTGAAGGCGTATACATCGTGGATCCGGTGGGAAGCACGCCGCCGCCCGGTGAGCGGGTCATGATGATCTCCACCGGCAACCTCGATGAGGACAGTCCGACCTTCAAGTTCTTCCTGAATGGGCGGTCGTGGCCGCACACGGAGCGATTGTCATACACCGTTGGCGATACGGTTCGGTGGCGCGTGATCAACACGGTCCCCATTGTGCACCCGATGCACCTCCACGGGTTCTACTTCAATGTTGATGCGCGTGGTGACGGCGATGTCGATACCGTGTACACTACGGCGCAACGTCCGCATGTGGTGACCGATCGACTGAATGGCATTGGAACGCTTCGTCTGAGTTGGGTCGCGACCGAAGCAGGCAACTGGCTCTTTCATTGCCACCTTATTCGACACATGGGCGGTGCGCAGCGCTATGCCGCCGATCGAACCGCCGATAGTGCGACGACGACCGTGGCCGATGAACATGCGCACGCCCAGCACGACATGGCCGGGCTGGTGATGGGCATCACGGTACGGCCGCGCGCGGGGGTCGTGCGTACGGCCGAGCCGACCCCGCAGCGTCGCATTGACCTGTGGACCGCTACGCGACCTGGGGTTTACCAGGAGGGGCCCGGGCTGGTCTTCATTGTGCAAGACGGTGCGGTTCCGGCCCCTGATTCCGTGTCAGCACTGAGCAGTACACTGCAGCTGCGACAGGGAGAGCCCACTCGCATCATGGTCCACAACCGGCTGAGCTTTCCACTCTCGCTGCACTGGCATGGACTGGAGCTCAAGAGTGCGTATGACGGCGTCGGTGGATGGAGCGGTGAACCGGCCACGCCGAGTGCCCCAATCGCCCCCGGTGATTCCATGGCGGTGCTCATTACCCCACCACGTGCGGGTACGTTCATGTATCACACGCATGGTGAACCGGGGCACGAGTTGGCGCAGGGACTGTATGGCGGCTTCGTCGTGCTCCCGCAAGGTGCCCCGCCCATGCCGACACGCGATCGGCTCTTTCTGCTCGCGTCACGCGGCGCGGTCATTGATGCACCACCGGCCATAAATGGACGGGAGCAGGCACCAACGGAGTGGTTCACCCCCGGCGAGTCTGTACGTCTGCGATTCGGGCACATCAGTGCCGATGAACTCAAGGAAGTTCGACTATTGCGCGATGGTCGGGTGGTCGAGTGGCAACTCCTTGCCAAGGACGGCGCCGACCTGCCGACCGCGCAGCGTATGGAGGTCTCCGCGAGCTTCGAACTGGGAGTCGGTGAAACACGCGATGTAGAATGGACGCCAACAGTACCAGGCCTCTATGTGCTCGAAGTGCGAACGACCTACTACCCCCAACGTGGCGGCGCCCAGATTCAACGCGTGCCGTTTGCGGTTGGCCCGGTGACGGATGCGGCAGTTGTGGCCGCTATTCGCGGCACCGCGCTGCCGGTGGTGGCGCTCGATGCGGCGGCCCTCGCACCCTACGGCGCATTGTACACCCGCCCGGCGAGCGCGGGCAGCACCGTCGCTCCTCGTCTCCGCATCATGCTCAATCGCGAGGGGCGGCTGTACGCCGACCGGGCGCGTATCAACGATACTGTATCCGCACCGCAGTACCTGGTTCCCATCGGTGACGATACGTTCGTGTTTGGCACCTTTGATGCCGGGGTGATCACCGAAGCGCACGCTGATCATCGGGTGCGATTCCTGCGCACCAAAGGCGACATTACCGGGGTGGAAATGACGGAGCCCGGAGCGGCACCCATCCAGCTCGATCGACGCGATGCGCCACTGTTGCTGGATACCGAGCGTCAGTTGCTGATTGGTGCGTGGACTGCACCGACCGAAGGCATCACGTTGAATATCGAGTCTGCCTCTCCGGGTCTGACGCTTCGCATTTTTGGACGGCCACCGGTGCCATTGCTTGAGGATTCACGGACTCGGCTCGTGGCACCAGCATTCGATCTGGCGGTGGCATTGCACGTGGTGCGTGACGGAGATACCGTGGTGGCCATCGATCTGCTCTTCCCAGGCCAGCCGGCCATCCGAACGACACGAGTGCCCTAG
- a CDS encoding NAD-dependent epimerase/dehydratase family protein — translation MARVLVIGGTQLIGRALVDQLLERADEVVLMHRGDHTPFGDRVRSLRCDRNDVEAVKKALSGERFDVVYDNVYDWQRGTTPEQVLAAARATAPGLARYVFTSSVAVYPIGGVYTEDSPLVTEHHPDVYAAQKANTERALFALAKNDGLPVTTLRPAFIYGPHNAFDREAFFFDRLRDQRPIIIPDDGQATMQWVSAHDVARAAILAATHEVAVGQAYNLGNFPPISQLEFVRHLARAAGCRLQVAFVPRARIQQMGGSLMQPPNYFGVYLDIPAITANATRVTEQLGLTLTPLEEGMRETYAWHVQQPRVPRDYAWEDALLASDGLEVVELPTA, via the coding sequence ATGGCGCGTGTACTCGTAATTGGCGGCACCCAACTCATCGGACGGGCGCTGGTGGACCAGCTCCTCGAACGTGCTGATGAGGTCGTCCTCATGCACCGCGGAGACCATACCCCCTTTGGTGACCGGGTGCGGTCTCTTCGTTGCGACCGCAATGATGTCGAGGCGGTGAAGAAGGCGCTCTCCGGGGAACGCTTCGACGTGGTGTACGACAACGTCTACGACTGGCAGCGCGGCACCACTCCCGAGCAGGTCCTCGCCGCGGCGCGCGCCACGGCCCCCGGACTCGCGCGCTATGTGTTCACCTCCAGTGTGGCGGTGTATCCCATTGGCGGTGTGTACACCGAAGACTCACCGCTGGTCACCGAACATCATCCCGATGTCTACGCCGCGCAGAAGGCGAACACGGAACGCGCGCTCTTTGCGCTTGCGAAGAACGATGGGTTACCGGTAACAACACTCCGCCCCGCCTTCATTTACGGCCCCCATAACGCCTTCGATCGGGAAGCGTTCTTCTTTGATCGACTGCGGGATCAGCGCCCCATCATCATTCCCGACGACGGCCAGGCCACGATGCAGTGGGTGTCGGCGCACGATGTCGCGCGGGCCGCAATCCTCGCCGCGACTCATGAGGTGGCCGTCGGACAGGCGTATAATCTGGGGAATTTTCCGCCCATCTCGCAGCTCGAGTTTGTGCGTCACCTCGCGCGGGCGGCAGGATGCCGCCTGCAGGTGGCCTTCGTGCCCCGCGCCCGCATTCAGCAGATGGGAGGGAGCCTCATGCAGCCCCCCAACTACTTCGGCGTCTATCTCGATATCCCCGCCATTACCGCCAACGCCACGCGTGTCACGGAGCAGTTGGGGCTCACGCTTACGCCCCTCGAGGAGGGGATGCGAGAGACGTATGCGTGGCACGTGCAGCAGCCACGCGTTCCGCGCGACTATGCGTGGGAAGATGCCCTGCTGGCCAGTGATGGCCTTGAGGTCGTGGAACTCCCCACGGCCTGA
- a CDS encoding c-type cytochrome, protein MRRPSSVRRGRATVATLVAGAAIAVVTMAVSHDSAPLVAQGTAPDFAKDVAPVLYRNCASCHRDGGLGPFSVLQADTVKAYADDIRDAVRTGYMPPWHADGPHGTFANDRRLSALDKQTIVRWVEDGAKLGDRGAHPAAPAFSSKWEIGTPDATFSMATDFVVPEKGTIEYQYFEVPTNLTEDKWVQAIEIMPGARAVVHHALVFARPPAAPVAAPAAAPAASSAPGGAPTAAPKPPISGDENNEFTDPPRIDQRNASPMRLGNLVGTTAPGTNVLRFPEGAALRLRAGSTLVFQMHYTAHGHEEKDRTSIGFKYATARPADQVIASQFLNGKFVLPAGKKDVMVPSTLTINEDVTLYGLFPHTHVRGTRWLYTLEKPDGTSEVILDVPRYDFNWQSYYMFAKPLVVPAGAKIVSKAWYDNSATNKNNPDATKDVRWGDQSWEEMQYTGILFSVNSRRFSPAPK, encoded by the coding sequence ATGCGACGTCCTTCATCAGTTCGCCGTGGTCGCGCCACCGTAGCCACGCTGGTGGCCGGTGCCGCCATTGCTGTTGTCACAATGGCGGTGAGCCACGATTCCGCGCCCCTCGTTGCGCAAGGTACGGCCCCCGATTTTGCGAAAGACGTGGCGCCGGTTCTCTATCGCAATTGTGCCAGCTGCCACCGCGACGGAGGGCTCGGACCGTTCTCCGTGCTGCAGGCGGATACCGTGAAGGCGTATGCCGACGATATTCGCGACGCCGTGCGGACCGGGTACATGCCGCCCTGGCACGCCGATGGACCGCACGGCACGTTCGCCAACGACCGTCGCCTGTCGGCGCTCGACAAGCAGACCATCGTGCGCTGGGTTGAGGATGGCGCGAAGCTGGGCGACCGCGGGGCTCACCCGGCGGCGCCGGCGTTCTCATCCAAGTGGGAGATCGGGACGCCAGACGCCACCTTCTCAATGGCCACCGATTTTGTCGTGCCTGAAAAGGGCACCATAGAGTACCAGTACTTTGAAGTCCCCACCAACCTCACCGAGGACAAGTGGGTGCAGGCGATCGAGATCATGCCGGGCGCCCGTGCAGTGGTGCACCACGCACTGGTGTTCGCGCGCCCGCCGGCGGCGCCGGTCGCTGCTCCTGCGGCTGCTCCTGCCGCGTCGTCGGCGCCCGGCGGGGCACCAACCGCCGCCCCGAAGCCGCCGATCAGCGGCGATGAAAACAACGAGTTCACCGACCCGCCACGCATCGACCAGCGAAACGCCTCGCCAATGCGCCTGGGCAATCTGGTGGGCACCACCGCGCCAGGAACGAACGTGCTGCGCTTCCCGGAAGGGGCGGCCCTGCGACTTCGCGCCGGTTCCACGCTGGTCTTCCAGATGCACTACACGGCGCACGGGCACGAAGAAAAGGACCGTACCAGTATCGGCTTCAAGTACGCAACGGCTAGGCCCGCAGATCAGGTCATTGCCAGCCAGTTCCTCAACGGCAAGTTCGTCCTGCCTGCCGGCAAGAAGGATGTGATGGTGCCGAGCACCCTCACCATCAACGAAGACGTCACGCTGTACGGTCTCTTCCCGCACACCCATGTGCGTGGCACGCGCTGGCTGTATACGCTCGAAAAGCCCGATGGCACCTCCGAAGTGATTCTCGATGTGCCGCGGTACGACTTCAACTGGCAGAGCTACTACATGTTTGCCAAGCCGCTCGTTGTACCGGCGGGCGCGAAGATCGTATCGAAGGCGTGGTACGACAACTCCGCGACCAACAAGAACAATCCTGATGCTACCAAGGATGTGCGTTGGGGCGACCAGTCGTGGGAAGAGATGCAGTACACCGGCATTCTGTTCTCGGTGAACAGTCGCCGCTTCAGCCCAGCACCGAAGTGA
- a CDS encoding LVIVD repeat-containing protein, translating to MRVMRGVLFLAATLAVPMLLSAQTFPSSKDPRSTLKPGRYDAGVAEKNMRLVSTVPKPAPFDTARGLTFINSDLAFRGNYVYQANFAGFSIWDISNPAKPVMASVVRCITSQGDPTIYGNLLFLSAEGPGNRNDCGDGGVQDPKDHMAGVRIFDVSDPKAPKLIKNVQTCKGSHTHTLVPSPTNKNIIYLYVSGQQAARPETELAGCKNGNNPADPTNSLYQLDIIKVALDHPERAEVIPGARIFTGLGGAGECKQFCEPVSPRAAGRAPRPAPVADMPDGPRNCHDVTAYPAINLLAASCSTHSILVDISNPEKPFRIDALADTNNYQGRHTAAFSNDGKKLIQTDEWGGGTGPMCQASSMIELGGNTVITLDAKKKQAQRAYFKLPSAQAAEENCVSHNGGIIPVPGRDLYVQGWYQGGVSIMDFTDADKAFEIGYFDRGSINPPRMVDVPAAASAEMNRNVRGGGNTIGGSWGAYYWNGLIFSSELDRGMDILELTPSAELTANEIAAAKLVTFTEYNPQSQPKMVWPAAFVVVRSYLDQLVRGQGLASARTSAIDAALTAAEAKSGTARAAALNALAAEVGKDVAGAKDGARVRTMASEIRRLAAASK from the coding sequence ATGCGCGTGATGCGTGGCGTGCTGTTTCTTGCGGCAACACTGGCTGTGCCGATGCTCCTGTCGGCGCAGACGTTCCCGTCCAGCAAGGATCCTCGCAGTACCCTCAAACCCGGTCGCTACGATGCGGGGGTCGCCGAAAAGAATATGCGGCTCGTCTCGACGGTGCCCAAGCCGGCCCCTTTCGATACCGCTCGCGGCCTCACGTTCATCAATTCGGATCTGGCCTTCCGCGGCAACTACGTCTACCAGGCGAACTTCGCCGGCTTCTCCATCTGGGATATCAGCAACCCGGCCAAGCCCGTGATGGCGTCGGTCGTGCGCTGCATCACGTCGCAGGGCGACCCCACCATTTACGGCAACCTGCTCTTCTTGTCGGCAGAGGGGCCCGGCAATCGGAACGACTGTGGCGACGGCGGCGTGCAGGATCCCAAGGATCACATGGCGGGGGTGCGCATCTTTGACGTGAGCGACCCCAAGGCGCCGAAGCTGATCAAGAATGTGCAGACGTGCAAAGGCTCGCACACGCACACGCTGGTGCCCAGCCCGACGAACAAAAACATCATCTACCTCTACGTGTCGGGGCAGCAGGCGGCCCGTCCGGAAACGGAGCTGGCCGGATGCAAGAACGGCAACAATCCGGCCGATCCCACCAACTCGCTCTATCAGCTCGACATCATCAAGGTGGCGCTGGATCATCCGGAACGCGCCGAGGTGATCCCCGGTGCGCGCATCTTTACGGGGCTTGGCGGTGCCGGTGAATGCAAGCAGTTCTGCGAGCCGGTAAGCCCGCGTGCTGCAGGTCGGGCGCCGCGTCCTGCGCCGGTGGCGGACATGCCCGATGGGCCGCGCAACTGCCATGACGTAACCGCGTACCCGGCGATCAACCTGCTTGCCGCGTCCTGCTCCACGCACTCCATTCTCGTGGACATCAGCAACCCCGAGAAGCCGTTTCGTATTGATGCACTCGCCGATACGAACAACTATCAGGGGCGCCACACCGCGGCATTCAGCAACGATGGCAAGAAGCTCATTCAAACCGACGAATGGGGCGGCGGCACGGGGCCCATGTGTCAGGCGTCCAGCATGATCGAGCTCGGCGGCAACACCGTCATTACGCTCGACGCGAAGAAGAAGCAGGCGCAGCGGGCGTACTTCAAGCTGCCGTCGGCGCAGGCGGCCGAAGAAAACTGTGTGTCGCACAACGGTGGCATCATTCCCGTGCCGGGGCGTGACCTGTATGTGCAGGGGTGGTATCAGGGTGGCGTCAGCATCATGGACTTCACCGATGCCGACAAGGCGTTCGAAATTGGCTACTTCGATCGTGGTTCCATCAATCCTCCCCGCATGGTTGATGTGCCCGCCGCCGCGTCCGCCGAGATGAACCGCAATGTGCGTGGTGGCGGCAACACCATTGGCGGCTCGTGGGGCGCGTACTACTGGAACGGGCTGATCTTCTCGTCGGAGCTCGATCGTGGCATGGACATTCTCGAGCTCACGCCGAGCGCGGAACTGACGGCCAACGAAATCGCCGCGGCGAAGCTGGTGACGTTCACGGAGTACAATCCGCAGAGCCAGCCCAAGATGGTGTGGCCTGCCGCCTTCGTGGTGGTGCGCTCGTACCTCGATCAGCTGGTGCGTGGGCAGGGGCTCGCAAGCGCGCGCACGTCGGCCATTGACGCGGCGCTGACCGCCGCCGAAGCCAAGTCTGGTACGGCGCGGGCCGCCGCGCTGAACGCGCTGGCGGCGGAAGTGGGCAAGGATGTCGCTGGCGCCAAGGACGGCGCGCGCGTGCGAACCATGGCCAGCGAAATCCGTCGGTTGGCGGCGGCGTCGAAGTAA
- a CDS encoding DUF305 domain-containing protein, translating to MARRLFLACSALSLLFAVPASAQHSMDHSMHRMGPEIVIPKGAKYTKADVEFMQGMIAHHAQAIVMAKLAETNSTNTQLLKLSRKIDQSQVPEIQIMQDWLRRYEQFAPDTSSWHDMRMDGMLTDAELKAMSDAKGAAFDRLFLNGMIKHHAGAIKMVDDLFKTPGAGQEVDANVFANDVVTAQTAEIGIMRRLLTQLPAK from the coding sequence ATGGCCCGTCGTTTGTTCCTCGCCTGCTCAGCGCTGAGCCTGCTCTTCGCGGTACCCGCCTCGGCGCAGCACAGTATGGATCACAGCATGCACCGCATGGGGCCCGAGATCGTCATCCCCAAGGGTGCGAAATACACGAAAGCCGACGTGGAATTCATGCAGGGGATGATCGCCCATCATGCTCAGGCCATCGTGATGGCCAAGCTGGCCGAAACCAATAGCACCAACACGCAGCTCCTCAAGCTGTCGCGCAAGATCGATCAGTCGCAGGTGCCGGAAATTCAGATCATGCAGGATTGGCTGCGGCGCTACGAGCAGTTCGCGCCGGATACTTCTTCGTGGCACGACATGCGGATGGATGGCATGCTCACCGACGCCGAGCTCAAGGCCATGAGCGACGCCAAAGGGGCTGCCTTTGACCGGCTTTTTCTGAACGGCATGATCAAGCACCACGCCGGCGCCATCAAAATGGTGGACGACCTGTTCAAGACGCCCGGCGCCGGCCAGGAAGTCGATGCCAATGTGTTTGCCAACGACGTGGTTACCGCACAAACGGCCGAAATCGGCATCATGCGACGGCTCCTCACGCAGCTCCCTGCCAAGTAA